In candidate division KSB1 bacterium, the genomic stretch TCCCCGCCGTCGCAAGTTCCCGGGCGCGATTCGTAATCTGTAAAGTCAGGGAGATGGTGACGTTCTGAACTCGCTTCGCGAGTGGCATGGTCGGTTCCAAAGGTGTGTCAATTAAAGTTCATCCTGCCAGAGCACGATGCGATATCGCCCCCCGTCAGGCTTGAACAGGGTAAACCGCGCCGATCCGATCACCGGCGAGAGCTCGTCCAGTACCAACTGATACTGGACCCGAACTTCCACCAGCGTGTTCGGTGTCGAGACCGCCTCTTCCGCGGCGGACAGGCCGACCCAGATCAAGGTGATGTTCTGAAACGAACGAAACATCCGCGCCGTCGTCCGCAGGTCGGTCTCCCGAAACCAACCGTCCGTCCGTTGCAACGTCGGATCGTAATACTGAAATTGAAACTCGTCGTCCAACAACTCCGCGTAGCGCAACGAATCCCGCAGCTCGTACGCGGTCACAAAATTCTGCAGCAGACCGCCCACCGTGCTCGCATCCGTAAACGGACTCGCCGCGCCGCCCCGCAGACTCGGCGCGAACGGATTCTTGCAACCCGCCAGCACCAGCAGCAACACGCCGCAAACAACTATTTGACGAGTGATTTGAGATCGCTCCACGTGTTCTGCGCTTCCGTCCGCGAATCCCGCCAACGGCGAATCTGCCAGTAGCCCTCGCTCCCCAGACCCAGCACGAACTCCGCCGTGCCCGCCATGTCGCGCGGCGCGCCGCTCACGGCCAATTGCGCCGTCAGTGCATAGCCCGTCGTAAGCTGCGCGCTGTCGCCAAAAACCGTGGCGTCGGTAGTGAAAAACACTACCGTCAACACACTGTCCGACGGCAGCGTCCCCTGGCTCATCAAACTCACCACATGACTGACCTCTTCCTCGTAGCCCCAATCCGCCAGGGCGGGATCCTGCGCCAGCGCCACCGCGTCCGCCTCGAACACGAAATCGCGCGAATCCAGCGACCGCCGATAGTCCTCGGCGTTGTGCTCGAACATCGACGCCGCCAAGTTGTCCAGCACGTCAGCGGGTGTCAGCGGCGTCTCCCACGACGAGCGCCCGCTGTCCGGTGGCTCCGCATCCCGCGTGCGAAACAGATCGCAACCGTCGATACCCCAGCCGCCGATCAATGCGACCAGTAGGAGACATGAGTTCCGCCGCGTCATCTGCACTCCCGCCTCGCTTACAACACCAGCAACCAGGTCACGACCAGGACCGGCAATAACACCGGCAGCGTGTAACGGAACACGTACTCGTGGAAGCTGGGAGCACGGTGCCCGGCATGCTCGCAGATCGACTTGCACATAAAATTCGGGCCGTTCCCGATATACGTCGCCGCGCCGAAATATACCGCCGCGATCGAAATCGAACGTAACGTGTGCGAATGATCGCGGGCGAACTGCGCAACGTGAACCACATTATCCGCCGATAACCCCTCCGTGCCCATCGCCGCCGCCAGGAAATTCAGATAAGTCGGCGCGTTATCCAGCACCGCCGAAAGCGAACCCGTCAGCCAGTAATAGTGTGTCGCCGTCGTGATCCCCAGCCCGCCGGCATGAGCCGCCAACCAGTCCAGCGCCGGAACCATGGTTGCAAAAATCCCCGCGAACAATATCGCGACCTCCCGCACCGGATGAAACTTGAAATCGTTGCGCTCGTGAATCGGTCGCGGAGTCAGAAAATAGGAGGCCGCCGCCGCCCCCACCATGATGGCTTCCCGCACAAACACCGGATGCTGTAAGAACGCCGCGCCCACGATCACCCCCACGAAGATCAGATTGCGCTTACCGTCCAGCGAAAACCGGTCCGGCTCCTCCGCGATCAACTGCTCCAACTGCGAGTGCCCGCGATACTCCCGACGATCAAAAAAATAGAACATCCCGATCAGCAGCGCGACTCCAACCAGCCACTTGTACCACAACTCCGCCAGCGGCCAGAAAAATGGCACCCCCTTCAAATAGCCGAGAAACAGCGGCGGATCGCCAATCGGAGTCAGCGCGCCGCCACAGTTCGCCACAATGAAAATGAAGAAAACAAGATGATACGGCGCAAACCGCCACCCGTTGCCGCGCAAATATGGCCGGATCAAGAGCATGGAAGCCCCGGTCGTGCCCACCACGTTCGCGAGCACCGCGCCCACCGCTAACATCCCGGCGTTCTGCGCCGGCGTCAGCCGACCGACCAGCCGTACGTACATGCCGCCCGTCACCACATACAACGATCCGATCAGCGCGATAAACGAAACGTATTCATGCCCGACATGCAGCATCCGCTCGCCCGCCCCGGCGAACGCGTAATAACCGGCGACCAATGCGCCCAACGGCAACGCGACCCACGCGTAACGTCGCGTCCACCAGCGCGGGGCCAGGAGCGGCCCCAGCGCGATCGACGCTAACAGCAGCCCGAATGGAATCACCCACAGCGGTGAGGGCGCCGTCACGCGGCGGACTCCGCCGCCGCCGCGATAATTCGACCCGTCAGTTCGTTAAACACCGGCAATGCTCGCGCCCGACTCCGCTGATTCTCACGCAACCCGCGCGGAATCTCGATGTGATACGCCATCCGCGAAATCCCCGGTTGAAAACTCCCGATTTGCTTCGCGCTCAGTGCCTGCCAGTGCAGCCGGTGCAATGGTTCAATCAACAACTCCGGCAAGCTCTGCTCCACGGCATGCGCTGAATAGAGCGCATGCAGCTCGCGCGCCAGATCGTCGCCCACTCCAACCGTGGCGATTTGCACCTGTTCGCAGCGACGATGAGAATGAATCTCGATCAGGACGTCTAACGGCAGGCTCCCGCCTCCCGCCTCGCTCAACGCGTGAATATAGTGGTAGTAAACCTCCGCTGCCCGCTCCGTTCGATGCTCCGAACGCCCCGGCGCGGTGGACTCCGTGGGCCGGTTCACATGCAGATGCCGACCGATGTTGACCGGAATCCGGTACTGGTCGCGATCCCGGTAGTTCATCGCCACCACACTGCCGGTCGAATAGGCTTGCGTCAGACGGTTACAAAAATACTCCGACCACTGATCAAAACTGACGTGCGGCGCCGCAATCACCACCCGCGGCCCCCGCGCGGAAACGCCCCGCACCTGAATCTCGGCCGGTATCAGCTCCTGCAATAGCGCCTGCGCGCGCGCGCGTGTCACGACCCCCAGACCGTCGAACGGGTGAGACTGATCGCGGGTCAGCAGGAACTCAATCAACCGCCGCGTCAGCCGCTCTTGTGCCGCGGAGTCAATCACCGCTGCCGATCGAATTGTGTTCATCCCGCTCAAATGCCTGCAGCACGCACGCCAGAGCGTAGCCGTGGCCGCGATCGTCCCGAATCGAAACGGTCCCGGCCTCGATCTCAGCCCGCCCAGCCCACACAAAGGCCGTATGTTCCTCGCTTAATCGAACCGCTTGCGTTCGCGAACGCGCCAGATAGTTGATGCACAGCAACAGCGGCTTGCCCGGCGCCATGCGACCGAACCACGTGTTCACCGCGCCGAACAGCTCGATCTCTAACCCCGTCTCTTCCGCGACCTCGCGACGCAGACCCGCGATTGGATCCTCACCGGGATCGAGTTTGCCGCCCGGCGGAGCAAATGTGTGCGGCGGATTCGCCCGCCGCAACAAGAGCAGTCGCTGCTCGCAGAAAATATACGCGCCCACCGCCACGCGATGCGTGAGCGGAGCCGTGATCATCGGGTCAAGTGCAGACATCAGCTCAACTCCGCGGCCAACCGCCGCCGAAACATAACGATGGCTACCGCCACCAGAACCAGCGCAAATCCCAACAGTATTCCGCCTTCCAGCACAACGCCCGACACCCCCTGATCGCGCCAGAACACATCCGTGAAGCCCTGCATCGACCAATGTACCGGCGTCAATTGCGCGACCGCCCGTACGAACTTCGGGATCATGAAACTCGGAAACATCGCGCCGCCAATCGCCGACATCCCCAAAATCACGACCACCTGCAATCCGGTGGCTTGTTCTTCCGTGCGGCTCACCGCGGCGGTAATCAGGCCGATGGAACTCATCGCCGCCGCCGTGCACACAATCACAAACAATGCGGCCGGCAAGTGCTCGAAGAATTCCAGACCGAAGATCAGCCAACCGTAGATCATCATCGCCAGCAGCTGCAAGGCCCCGAGCGCTACCGCATTCACGTATTTCGACAACAACAGCTCGCCGCTGCTGACCGGACCGCTCAACAAGCGGCTCGCCGTGCCACCCCGCATCTCGCGCAACAACGACGCGGCGATCGCGCCCACCGCGAACAACATGAACATTACGGCCGGACCCGCGACACTCTGCGCGATCCCCGGATTCGTGATCTGCTGACCGACCACCACCTCGCGCTTGATCTGCATCATCTTGGACAGCAGACTGTCCACCCCGAACCCCGCCGCCGCCGGCTCCGCGCCCGCGTCGGCCCCAAGCACGAAGTCCTCGGGAAACCACGACGCCTGATCCGTGCTTTCAGGTAACGCGATTTGGAAATTGCGCTCGATCGCGCGACGCAAATCGTTGGAGAAACCGCGACCGGCCAGCGAATCCCCTAAGCTCTGCTTCGCCAGATTCACGGGCATCAGACCGGGAAACGTACGAAATATCTGCTGCTGCAAGAGCCCCGTCACGATTCCGGCCGTGAGGGGATCGCGCGGATCTTCGAGAATCGTCAACGCGACCGTACAGCCCTTCAACCGCTCCGAAAAATCCGCCGGCAGCACAATGGCCGCACTCGACTTTCCCCGCTCCACCCGCGCGCGCGCCGTCAGACTATCGTACCGCACCGAGTCGCGAGTCTGCTCGATCAGCTGCAATTCGGCCGTCAGGTCCAGCGCCCGGAACAGGCGCGCCCCGGCCGGACCCGTGTCCTGATTGACCGCCAATACCTCGAGCGCCTCGATGCCGCCGTCACTGCCGCCGAACACGAGACCGAAAACCAGGATCATCACCATCGGCACAATAAAGCTCAGGGCGATGGCCGGCTTGTCGGCGAGAAAGATGCGAAAATCCTTTCCCACGAGTCTGAGTACGCGGCGAATCAATCCCGCAACTCCTTGCCGGTCAATTGCAGAAAGAGCGCCTCAAGGTTTGGTCCGCGAATCTCCAGCCGGTCAAACCGCGCGCCCGACCGCTCCAAGTCCGTAACCGCGTTCCCCAAAAGCGTCCTGTCGCGCGGCACGTAGTCGGCGAACCCATCCCCCGCGATCATTTCCGCGCTCGCCAGCAACGGCCACGCCGACGGAGTCCCATGCGCCCGGATCGTGCTCGTCGATTTCACCCCGCTCAACAATTCCGAAAGCGTGCCCTCGGCCAATAGCCGACCGTGATCGATAATCCCGATCCGCCGACACAACCGCTCCGCCTCTTCCATATAGTGCGTCGTGTAGATAATCGTCTTCCCCGCGCGGTTTAACGTCTCCAGCATGGCGAAGATGCTGGCGCGAGATTGCGGATCCACGCCGACCGTCGGCTCGTCCAGCAACAAGATTGACGGATCGTGCAGCAGTCCCGCCGCCAGATTCAATCGCCGCAGCATGCCGCCCGAAAACGTGCGCACCTTCGAGCGCGCCCGATCCGCGAGGCCGATCAGATCGAGCAACTCGGCACAACGGCCACGCAACGCCGCACCCCGCAAGTCGTACATCGCGCCGAATAACTCGAGATTCTCGCGGGCGGTCAGACTCTCGTAGAGCGCGATCTCCTGCGGCACGACCCCCACCGCCGCCGCCGGTTTCCCCCGAGCTATATCCCGGCCCGCGATCCACAACCGACCGCCGTCCGCCTGCAACAGCCCGCTGAGAATCCGCAACAACGTCGTCTTGCCCGCGCCGTTCGGCCCCAGCAAACCGTAGAACTCACCGTCCGCGATCTCAAAATCAACTCCGGCGAGGGCCCGGACCTCGCCAAAGGATTTGAACAATCCGCTGACGGAAATTGCGCTCACTTGCGATCCCAAATACTAACCGTCGTCTCGCCAAACACGCGCGACTTTCGCAGCGCAAGACCGGTGACTTCCGGCGGCGCCTGCCGCTTCGAATGCTCAAACACCAGAACTCCCTCCGCCGCAAACAACCCGGACTCCATGATCGATTCGATGACCGGACCCGGCGCTACCAGATCATACGGAGGATCGGCGAAAATCAGCTCAAACGGCTCCGGCCACCGCGCCGAATTGTGCAGGAAGTGCGCCACCTCCTCGCGACAAAACACCGCCCGATCCTGCAAATGAAATTGCGCCAGCGACCGCAGCGTGCGCTTCTCCGACTCATGCGCCCGGTCCACCAATACCGCCAGCCGCGCCCCGTGCTTCAGCGCGTGAATCCCGTACGATCCCACTCCGCAAAACAGATCGAGCACCGACTTCCCCGCGGCTTCTCCGGCCAGCATGTTGAACACCGACTCCAGCGTGCGGGCCGCCGTCGGCCGAAGTTCACCTCCATGGGTATGGCGGCGCGAACCGGATGATAGTCGAATCGCCATCGGATATC encodes the following:
- a CDS encoding ABC-2 transporter permease — its product is MIRRVLRLVGKDFRIFLADKPAIALSFIVPMVMILVFGLVFGGSDGGIEALEVLAVNQDTGPAGARLFRALDLTAELQLIEQTRDSVRYDSLTARARVERGKSSAAIVLPADFSERLKGCTVALTILEDPRDPLTAGIVTGLLQQQIFRTFPGLMPVNLAKQSLGDSLAGRGFSNDLRRAIERNFQIALPESTDQASWFPEDFVLGADAGAEPAAAGFGVDSLLSKMMQIKREVVVGQQITNPGIAQSVAGPAVMFMLFAVGAIAASLLREMRGGTASRLLSGPVSSGELLLSKYVNAVALGALQLLAMMIYGWLIFGLEFFEHLPAALFVIVCTAAAMSSIGLITAAVSRTEEQATGLQVVVILGMSAIGGAMFPSFMIPKFVRAVAQLTPVHWSMQGFTDVFWRDQGVSGVVLEGGILLGFALVLVAVAIVMFRRRLAAELS
- a CDS encoding NUDIX hydrolase, with the protein product MSALDPMITAPLTHRVAVGAYIFCEQRLLLLRRANPPHTFAPPGGKLDPGEDPIAGLRREVAEETGLEIELFGAVNTWFGRMAPGKPLLLCINYLARSRTQAVRLSEEHTAFVWAGRAEIEAGTVSIRDDRGHGYALACVLQAFERDEHNSIGSGD
- a CDS encoding ABC transporter ATP-binding protein, which encodes MGSQVSAISVSGLFKSFGEVRALAGVDFEIADGEFYGLLGPNGAGKTTLLRILSGLLQADGGRLWIAGRDIARGKPAAAVGVVPQEIALYESLTARENLELFGAMYDLRGAALRGRCAELLDLIGLADRARSKVRTFSGGMLRRLNLAAGLLHDPSILLLDEPTVGVDPQSRASIFAMLETLNRAGKTIIYTTHYMEEAERLCRRIGIIDHGRLLAEGTLSELLSGVKSTSTIRAHGTPSAWPLLASAEMIAGDGFADYVPRDRTLLGNAVTDLERSGARFDRLEIRGPNLEALFLQLTGKELRD
- a CDS encoding RsmD family RNA methyltransferase — its product is MAIRLSSGSRRHTHGGELRPTAARTLESVFNMLAGEAAGKSVLDLFCGVGSYGIHALKHGARLAVLVDRAHESEKRTLRSLAQFHLQDRAVFCREEVAHFLHNSARWPEPFELIFADPPYDLVAPGPVIESIMESGLFAAEGVLVFEHSKRQAPPEVTGLALRKSRVFGETTVSIWDRK
- a CDS encoding sodium:proton antiporter, which produces MTAPSPLWVIPFGLLLASIALGPLLAPRWWTRRYAWVALPLGALVAGYYAFAGAGERMLHVGHEYVSFIALIGSLYVVTGGMYVRLVGRLTPAQNAGMLAVGAVLANVVGTTGASMLLIRPYLRGNGWRFAPYHLVFFIFIVANCGGALTPIGDPPLFLGYLKGVPFFWPLAELWYKWLVGVALLIGMFYFFDRREYRGHSQLEQLIAEEPDRFSLDGKRNLIFVGVIVGAAFLQHPVFVREAIMVGAAAASYFLTPRPIHERNDFKFHPVREVAILFAGIFATMVPALDWLAAHAGGLGITTATHYYWLTGSLSAVLDNAPTYLNFLAAAMGTEGLSADNVVHVAQFARDHSHTLRSISIAAVYFGAATYIGNGPNFMCKSICEHAGHRAPSFHEYVFRYTLPVLLPVLVVTWLLVL